The Deinococcus koreensis genome window below encodes:
- the eutC gene encoding ethanolamine ammonia-lyase subunit EutC — protein sequence MDKPMSSPWDVLKTFTDARVAQGRVGTSLPTRELLAFTQAHAAARDAVHEAADFAGLRAVLEGMGEEVLDVRSRVPDRATYLRRPDLGRALHPESRAALEGQRPPVAPDIAIVLADGLSAGALAQVPDVLGALLPALRGAGFTLAPLILASQARVALGDPVALALGARLVLVLIGERPGLSSPDSLGAYLTHDPQPLTPDSARNCVSNIRPAGLEARVAAWRLFHLISGALRRGLSGVALKDESGEPPPDFAPSALR from the coding sequence ATGGACAAGCCCATGTCCTCTCCCTGGGACGTGCTGAAGACCTTCACCGACGCGCGGGTGGCGCAGGGGCGGGTGGGCACCTCGCTGCCCACCCGCGAACTGCTGGCCTTCACGCAGGCCCACGCGGCGGCGCGCGACGCGGTGCATGAGGCGGCCGACTTCGCGGGTCTGCGTGCCGTGCTGGAGGGCATGGGCGAGGAGGTGCTGGACGTGCGGAGCCGGGTGCCCGACCGCGCCACCTACCTGCGCCGCCCCGACCTGGGCCGCGCCCTGCACCCCGAATCGCGGGCTGCGCTGGAAGGCCAGCGCCCGCCGGTCGCTCCCGACATTGCCATTGTGCTCGCGGACGGGCTGTCGGCGGGGGCGCTGGCGCAGGTGCCGGACGTTCTGGGCGCGCTGCTGCCGGCGCTGCGGGGCGCGGGCTTCACCCTCGCGCCGCTCATCCTCGCCTCGCAGGCGCGGGTGGCGCTGGGCGACCCCGTGGCGCTGGCCCTGGGCGCGCGGCTGGTGCTGGTGCTGATCGGCGAGCGCCCCGGTCTGAGCAGTCCCGACAGCCTGGGCGCCTACCTCACCCACGATCCGCAGCCGCTGACCCCCGACTCGGCGCGCAACTGTGTGTCCAACATCCGTCCGGCGGGGCTGGAGGCGCGCGTGGCGGCGTGGCGGCTCTTTCACCTGATCTCCGGGGCGCTGCGGCGCGGCCTCAGCGG